One Oryza sativa Japonica Group chromosome 8, ASM3414082v1 DNA window includes the following coding sequences:
- the LOC4346315 gene encoding protein O-GlcNAc transferase: MGRPGMDSSEGRESNGVVPERNGGAVPAKQQLDGKDTLRYANILRSRNKFAEALQLYNNVLEKDEANVEALIGKGICLQAQSLPMQAIECFNEAVRIDPGNACALTYCGMIYKDEGHLVEAAEAYQKARNADPSYKPAAEFLAIVLTDLGTSLKLAGNTEEGIQKYCEALEVDSHYAPAYYNLGVVYSEMMQFDLALTCYEKAALERPLYAEAYCNMGVIYKNRGELEAAIACYERCLTISPNFEIAKNNMAIALTDLGTKVKIEGDINQGVAYYKKALFYNWHYADAMYNLGVAYGEMLNFEMAIVFYELALHFNPRCAEACNNLGVIYKDRDNLDKAVECYQMALSIKPNFSQSLNNLGVVYTVQGKMDAASSMIQKAIFANSTYAEAYNNLGVLYRDAGSITSAVQAYEKCLQIDPDSRNAGQNRLLALNYIDEGFDDKLYQAHREWGKRFLKLYPQYTSWDNPKVADRPLVIGYVSPDYFTHSVSYFIEAPLAHHDYSNYKVVVYSGVVKADAKTLRFKDKVLKKGGLWRDIYGIDEKKVASLVREDKVDILVELTGHTANNKLGTMACRPAPIQVTWIGYPNTTGLPTIDYRITDSLADPPDTTQKHVEELVRLPESFLCYSPSPEAGPVCPTPAILNGFITFGSFNNLAKITPKVLQVWAKILCAVPNSRLVVKCKPFCCDSIRQKFLSTLAELGLEPLRVDLLPLIHLNHDHMQAYSLMDISLDTFPYAGTTTTCESLYMGVPCVTMAGSVHAHNVGVSLLTKVGLGRLVAKSENEYVSLALDLAADVTALQELRMSLRGLMAKSPVCDGENFTRGLESAYRNMWRRYCDGDAPALRRLDLLQEEPCSNNNKQDFDDNQVAKLADLKAQRVDAAVDGDKQSQLTAHAAVVGEVQQAPIMVNGVSSPVSSGKVEANGHISR, from the exons ATGGGGCGACCGGGGATGGACTCCAGCGAAGGGAGGGAGAGCAATGGCGTTGTTCCTGAACGTAATGGTGGTGCTGTCCCTGCAAAACAGCAGTTGGACGGGAAGGACACCTTGCGGTACGCCAACATCCTCCGCTCCCGCAACAAATTTGCCGAAGCACTCCAGTTGTACAATAATGTCCTTGAGAAGGATGAAGCCAATGTGGAGGCCCTTATTGGCAAAGGGATTTGCCTCCAGGCACAGAGCCTACCTATGCAGGCCATCGAGTGCTTCAACGAGGCCGTCAGGATCGACCCAGGGAATGCATGTGCTCTCACTTATTGTGGGATGATATACAAAGATGAGGGTCACTTAGTTGAAGCTGCAGAG GCTTATCAAAAAGCTCGAAATGCAGATCCTTCCTACAAACCTGCTGCAGAGTTTCTTGCTATTGTGTTGACCGATCTTGGAACTAGCTTGAAGCTTGCAGGTAATACAGAGGAGGGGATTCAAAAATATTGTGAAGCTTTGGAAGTTGACAGCCACTATGCG CCTGCTTATTACAACCTTGGTGTGGTTTACTCGGAGATGATGCAATTTGATTTGGCTCTTACTTGTTACGAGAAAGCTGCTTTGGAGAGGCCATTGTATGCTGAAGCTTATTGCAACATGGGAGTTATTTACAAGAATCGTGGAGAATTAGAAGCAGCAATTGCCTGCTACGAGAG GTGCTTGACTATTTCCCCAAATTTTGAGATTGCCAAGAATAACATGGCAATAGCACTAACCGACTTGGGTACAAAG GTAAAAATTGAGGGTGACATTAATCAAGGTGTGGCATATTACAAGAAAGCTCTGTTCTACAATTGGCACTACGCTGATGCCATGTATAATCTTGGTGTCGCATATGGTGAAATGTTGAATTTTGAGATG GCTATTGTTTTTTACGAGCTTGCTCTGCACTTCAATCCTCGCTGTGCGGAGGCATGCAACAACCTGGGAGTAATATACAAGGACAGGGATAATCTTGACAAAGCTGTTGAATGTTATCAA ATGGCCTTGTCAATTAAGCCAAATTTCTCTCAGTCATTGAATAACCTTGGAGTTGTCTACACTGTCCAG GGAAAGATGGATGCTGCTTCAAGCATGATTCAGAAGGCCATATTTGCAAATTCCACGTATGCTGAAGCATATAATAACTTGG GTGTTCTTTACAGAGATGCAGGAAGTATTACTTCAGCCGTACAAGCTTATGAGAAATGCCTTCAAATTGATCCTGATTCACGAAATGCTGGTCAG AATCGTTTGCTTGCGTTGAATTATATTGATGAGGGCTTTGACGACAAGCTTTATCAAGCTCACAG GGAGTGGGGAAAACGCTTCCTGAAATTGTATCCACAGTATACTAGTTGGGATAACCCAAAAGTCGCTGATCGTCCTCTGGTCATTGGCTATGTGTCTCCTGATTACTTTACTCACTCTGTGTCATACTTCATTGAAGCTCCCCTTGCACACCATGACTACTCAAATTACAAGGTGGTTGTGTATTCTGGTGTTGTGAAG GCAGATGCCAAGACCCTTCGATTCAAGGATAAGGTATTAAAAAAGGGTGGGTTGTGGAGAGATATATATGGTATTGATGAAAAGAAGGTTGCTAGCTTGGTAAGAGAGGACAAAGTGGATATACTTGTGGAACTTACTGGTCATACGGCAAATAACAAGTTAGGAACAATGGCATGCAGGCCTGCTCCTATTCAG GTTACATGGATTGGCTACCCTAATACAACAGGTCTGCCAACAATTGACTACAGAATAACAGATTCATTGGCTGACCCACCTGATACAACCCAAAA GCATGTTGAAGAGTTGGTGCGCCTTCCTGAAAGCTTTCTTTGTTACAGTCCTTCCCCAGAAGCTGGGCCAGTTTGTCCCACTCCAGCAATTTTAAATGGTTTCATCACGTTTGGGAGTTTTAATAATCTAGCAAAG ATTACACCAAAAGTATTGCAAGTTTGGGCCAAAATTTTGTGTGCAGTCCCTAACTCCCGTCTTGTGGTTAAGTGTAAGCCATTCTGCTGCGACAGTATTAGACAGAAATTCCTATCAACACTAGCAGAATTGGGTTTGGAGCCGTTACGAGTTGACTTGCTGCCACTCATCCATCTCAACCATGATCACATGCAAGCATATTCCCTAATGGACATAAG CCTGGATACGTTTCCATATGCTGGAACTACTACTACATGTGAATCTCTATACATGGGGGTTCCATGTGTTACTATGGCTGGCTCAGTCCATGCTCATAATGTTGGTGTTAGTCTACTCACTAAAGTTG GGCTGGGGAGGCTGGTTGCGAAGTCTGAGAATGAATATGTTAGCTTAGCATTGGATTTAGCGGCAGATGTTACTGCCTTGCAAGAACTGAGAATGAGCCTCCGAGGGCTGATGGCGAAATCACCAGTGTGTGATGGAGAGAATTTCACACGTGGTCTGGAATCTGCATACAGAAACATGTGGCGCAGATACTGTGATGGGGATGCACCTGCCCTCAGGCGGTTGGATCTGTTACAGGAAGAGCCATGCTCCAATAACAATAAGCAAGATTTTGATGACAATCAGGTCGCAAAGCTCGCAGATCTGAAAGCACAGAGAGTGGATGCCGCGGTAGATGGAGACAAGCAATCCCAGTTAACAGCGCATGCTGCAGTAGTAGGGGAAGTTCAGCAGGCCCCAATAATGGTGAATGGTGTGAGTTCACCTGTCTCTTCTGGGAAAGTTGAAGCAAATGGGCACATAAGCCGGTGA
- the LOC4346316 gene encoding peptidyl-prolyl cis-trans isomerase CYP18-2 yields MWGSADGGTPEVTLETSMGAFTIEMYYKHAPKTCRNFLELSRRGYYDNVIFHRIIKDFIVQGGDPTGTGRGGESIYGAKFEDEIRPELKHTGAGILSMANAGPNTNGSQFFITLAPCQSLDGKHTIFGRVSKGMEIVKRLGSVQTDKSDRPIHEVKILRTVVKD; encoded by the exons ATGTGGGGCAGCGCCGACGGCGGCACGCCGGAGGTCACCCTGGAGACATCCATGGGCGCCTTCACCATCGAG ATGTACTACAAGCACGCGCCCAAGACCTGCAGGAACTTCCTCGAGCTCTCGCGCCGCGGCTACTACGACAACGTCATCTTCCATCGCATCATCAAG GATTTCATCGTGCAAGGTGGGGATCCTACTGGCACCGGAAGAGGCGGCGAATCCATCTACGG AGCAAAGTTCGAGGATGAGATTAGGCCAGAACTGAAGCACACCGGCGCTGGAATTCTGTCGATGGCCAACGCTGGTCCAAATACAAATGGAAGCCAGTTCTTTATTACTCTTGCGCCTTGTCAGTCACTTGATG GAAAGCATACAATTTTTGGGAGAGTATCAAAAGGAATGGAAATTGTCAAGCGCCTTGGAAGTGTCCAGACAGACAAAAGTGATAG GCCCATCCATGAAGTGAAAATCCTGCGGACTGTGGTCAAAGATTGA